A single genomic interval of Lathyrus oleraceus cultivar Zhongwan6 chromosome 7, CAAS_Psat_ZW6_1.0, whole genome shotgun sequence harbors:
- the LOC127100429 gene encoding uncharacterized protein LOC127100429 isoform X7, with product MPSKESKITGIPGPKSNVSANATTTRSGMLSSGSSKRNQNAHPSLPKNPTPSIPSLSKNPTPSIPRMSKNPTPSISSLSKNPTYVPSIPKVDMADKCSVSRSLTKQAGKLSDTPVSILRPPSRMDQTTHQTGTIKSSGLRKPSPSIGFFSQVKASGSHSLQKSSIPCKPSESNIPKLRKLGTVSVKEARSKIVKGAAKNRTKELSHSDVNSEAIVPIDNKQKAGVEVDFDSSSFEIISKQAEVENILDDVILKSKEQGELHENEIISSMENMVLPTHEKEFLTKSQTHEQLEKDADHTLEKMSDTNELSLSDVKPEAIVQIDNKQMAGVEVDCDSSIFEIISKQAEVENILDDVILKSKEQGELHENEIISSMENMVLPTREKEFLTKSQTHEQLEKEADHTLEKVSDTKELSLSDVKPEAIMQIDNKQMAGVEVDCDSSVFEIISKQAEVENILDDVILKSKEQGELHENEIISSMENMVLPTHEKEFLTKSQTHEQLEKEADHTLEKVSDTKELSLSDVKPEAIVQIDNKQMAGVEVDCDSSVFEIISKQAEVENILDDVILKSKEQGELHENEIISSMENMVLPTHEKEFLTKSQTHEQLEKEADHTLEKVSDTKELSLSDVKPEAIVQIDNKQMPGVEGDCDSSIFEIISKQAEVENILDDVILKSKEQGELHENEIISSMENMVIPTHENELLKKSQTHEQLEKEADHTLDNKLYDVTSNGDRSSYQEPQSTLFPIMQRTSNTVQNTIGQDEDDQIKGPTGDIPPFKESLILQAEFSGEFKGYKSAKTALLNSSLDDFCKTVPEGSKQGTPCKNTEQVNCGADEFGRYEGDAQGHLLNESLIINCKKTTQSNLDAVSQQLQADQPKALNPSGVEEIGPEKENISDMNSSQPVHVTSLFSKGSPENSILGINDASEDESKIIEIKDCQLPVDDQLGFILRSPVDKECDQVIDSKAIRDRTPEFELDRLSENCITVSASSLADDNNINEDSYLPGFQKSSAVVAVNSQDVHLDSDFLPKVIVSSTEIKEQNLVEDAFEGCGFHSNEHNATNHHIEDMSVNIEGNHDVDGKVELLQINDVDEKAEFLQINDVDEKMELLQINDVEDGNHDVDEKVELLQINDVEDGNHVVLQIKDVDEKVELLQINDVEDENHDVDEKVELLQINGAEDGNRDVDEKVELLQINDVDEMVELLQINDVDEKVELLQLNDVEDGNHDVDEKVELLQINGAEDGNRDVDEKVELLQINGAEDKNRDVDEKVELLQINNVDEKVELLQINDVEDGNHDVDEKVELLRINGAEDGNCDLDENVDLLQINDVDEKVEHLQINDVDEKVEILQINDVEDGNHDVDGKVELLQIIGAEDGNRDLDEKVELLQINDVDEKVELLQINDVDEKVEILQINDVEDGNHDVDKKVELLQINGAEDGNRDVDEKAELLQINGAEDGNHDVDEKVELLQINGAEDGNHDVDEKVELLQINGADDGNCDVDEKVELLQINDVDEKVELLQINDVEDGNHDVDEKVELLQINGAEDGNHDVEDKVELLQINDAEEGLSDILPLVETQLNMNFFSSEFDSSIEVSEDPFSTAVSLICEKQCSLSENSKLLSSDMLVNKDGNQGVDEKVELLQINGAEEGSLDISPSVEIQLENVISAEFDSSTKVSEDPCLLSEKSKLLASENSIFNATIPQGSEVSSMKLNENAISAELGSSIDVSEGPCLLSEKSKLLASENSIFNATIPEGSEVSSVKLNRNAISADLDSSIQVSEGPFTSAVAWKSEEQCLLSEKSKLLDSDNSIFIETILQGNEVGSVNSESLSDAAVTTVFENDKSPNTDMASQSKDKIDFPEEDNGKIIHLEIDATKTKQEVPIAKPPLNVAPFTEEWLAAIEAAGEEILMMKSGAVQNSPPDKVQNEPNPWSPVKKNQEIGPFDCTKITKHNIQSSDPS from the exons ATGCCGAGTAAAGAGTCAAAAATCACTGGGATACCAGGACCAAAATCCAATGTTTCTGCAAATGCAACTACCACTAGGAGTGGAATGTTGAGCTCAGGTTCCTCAAAAAGAAATCAGAATGCACATCCTA GCCTGCCAAAAAATCCTACGCCAAGCATCCCTAGCCTATCAAAAAATCCTACGCCAAGCATCCCTCGCATGTCAAAAAATCCTACACCAAGCATCTCTAGCCTGTCAAAAAATCCTACATATGTTCCAAGCATCCCTAAAGTTGATATGGCTGACAAGTGTTCTGTTAGTAGAAGTCTTACCAAGCAGGCTGGAAAACTTTCG GATACCCCAGTTTCCATACTACGTCCACCATCCAGAATGGATCAAACAACGCATCAAACAGGGACAATAAAATCATCAGGCCTACGGAAGCCATCTCCCTCCATTGGTTTCTTTTCTCAG GTAAAAGCTTCCGGTTCACACAGCTTGCAGAAAAGCTCCATACCCTGCAAACCTTCAGAGAGTAACATTCCTAAACTAAGGAAGTTGGGAACAGTTTCTGTTAAAGAAGCAAGGTCCAAAATTGTCAAAGGGGCAGCAAAGAATCGTACTAAGGAATTAAGCCATTCAGATGTCAACTCAGAAGCAATTGTGCCAATAGACAATAAGCAGAAGGCTGGTGTAGAAGTGGATTTTGATTCTTCTAGTTTTGAAATAATAAGTAAGCAAGCAGAGGTTGAAAACATTCTTGATGATGTCATCTTAAAATCTAAGGAGCAAGGAGAACTACATGAAAATGAGATCATTTCAAGCATGGAGAACATGGTATTACCTACACATGAAAAGGAATTTCTTACGAAGAGTCAGACACACGAGCAGTTGGAGAAAGACGCTGACCACACTCTGGAGAAAATGTCAGACACTAATGAATTAAGCCTTTCAGATGTCAAGCCAGAAGCAATCGTGCAAATAGACAATAAGCAGATGGCTGGTGTAGAAGTGGATTGTGATTCTTCGATTTTTGAAATAATAAGTAAGCAAGCAGAGGTTGAAAACATTCTTGATGATGTCATCTTAAAATCCAAGGAACAAGGAGAACTACATGAAAATGAGATCATTTCTAGCATGGAGAACATGGTATTACCTACACGTGAAAAGGAATTTCTTACAAAGAGTCAGACACATGAGCAGTTGGAGAAAGAGGCTGACCACACTCTGGAGAAAGTGTCAGACACTAAGGAATTAAGCCTTTCAGACGTCAAGCCAGAAGCAATCATGCAAATAGACAATAAGCAGATGGCTGGTGTAGAAGTGGATTGTGATTCTTCGGTTTTTGAAATAATAAGTAAGCAAGCAGAGGTTGAAAACATTCTTGATGATGTCATCTTAAAATCTAAGGAGCAAGGAGAACTACATGAAAATGAGATCATTTCAAGCATGGAGAACATGGTATTACCTACACATGAAAAGGAATTTCTTACGAAGAGTCAGACACATGAGCAGTTGGAGAAAGAGGCTGACCACACTCTGGAGAAAGTGTCAGACACTAAGGAATTAAGCCTTTCAGATGTCAAGCCAGAAGCAATCGTGCAAATAGACAATAAGCAGATGGCTGGTGTAGAAGTGGATTGTGATTCTTCGGTTTTTGAAATAATAAGTAAGCAAGCAGAGGTTGAAAACATTCTTGATGATGTTATCTTAAAATCCAAGGAACAAGGAGAACTACATGAAAATGAGATCATTTCTAGCATGGAGAACATGGTATTACCTACACATGAAAAGGAATTTCTTACAAAGAGTCAGACACATGAGCAGTTGGAGAAAGAGGCTGACCACACTCTGGAGAAAGTGTCAGACACTAAGGAATTAAGCCTTTCAGATGTCAAGCCAGAAGCAATCGTGCAAATAGACAATAAGCAGATGCCTGGTGTAGAAGGGGATTGTGATTCTTCGATTTTTGAAATAATAAGTAAGCAAGCAGAGGTTGAAAACATTCTTGATGATGTCATCTTAAAATCCAAGGAGCAAGGAGAACTACATGAAAATGAGATCATTTCTAGCATGGAGAACATGGTAATACCTACACATGAGAATGAACTTCTTAAAAAGAGTCAGACACATGAGCAGTTGGAGAAAGAGGCCGACCACACTCTGGATAACAAGTTATATGATGTTACGTCAAATGGGGACCGGTCTTCATATCAGGAACCACAGTCTACGCTCTTTCCTATCATGCAGAGAACTTCTAATACTGTGCAGAATACCATAGGACAAGATGAAGATGATCAAATCAAAGGGCCCACCGGTGACATTCCGCCTTTCAAGGAAAGTTTGATACTACAGGCAGAGTTTTCAGGAGAGTTTAAGGGATACAAGAGTGCCAAGACTGCACTTTTAAATTCTAGCCTTGATGATTTTTGCAAAACTGTCCCCGAAGGATCTAAACAAGGAACCCCGTGTAAGAATACTGAACAGGTAAATTGTGGTGCTGATGAATTTGGTAGATATGAAGGAGATGCACAGGGGCATTTATTGAACGAGAGTCTCATAATCAATTGCAAAAAAACCACCCAAAGTAATTTAGACGCAGTTAGTCAGCAGTTACAGGCAGACCAACCCAAGGCTCTAAATCCTAGTGGTGTAGAAGAAATTGGACCGGAAAAAGAAAATATCTCTGATATGAACAGTTCTCAGCCAGTTCATGTGACGAGCTTATTTTCCAAAGGTTCTCCTGAAAATTCCATACTAGGAATCAATGACGCTTCTGAGGATGAATCTAAAATAATTGAGATCAAAGACTGTCAGCTTCCTGTAGATGATCAATTAGGTTTCATCCTGAGAAGCCCAGTGGATAAGGAATGTGACCAGGTTATTGACTCAAAAGCAATCCGTGATAGAACTCCGGAGTTTGAATTGGATAGGTTGAGTGAAAATTGTATAACTGTTTCAGCATCTTCATTGGCAGATGATAATAACATAAATGAAGATTCCTATCTTCCTGGGTTTCAAAAGTCTAGTGCTGTTGTTGCTGTAAATTCCCAGGATGTTCACTTGGATAGTGACTTTCTGCCAAAAGTTATTGTTTCATCTACAGAAATCAAGGAGCAAAATTTAGTTGAGGATGCATTTGAAGGATGCGGGTTCCATAGCAATGAGCACAATGCTACCAATCATCATATTGAAGATATGTCTGTAAACATAGAGGGAAATCATGATGTCGATGGAAAGGTGGAACTTCTGCAAATCAATGATGTGGATGAAAAGGCGGAATTTTTGCAAATCAATGATGTGGATGAAAAGATGGAACTCTTGCAAATCAATGATGTAGAAGATGGAAATCATGATGTGGATGAAAAGGTGGAACTTTTGCAAATCAATGATGTAGAAGATGGAAATCATGTTGTGTTGCAAATCAAGGATGTGGATGAAAAGGTGGAACTTTTGCAAATCAATGATGTAGAAGATGAAAATCATGATGTGGATGAAAAGGTGGAACTCTTGCAAATCAATGGTGCAGAAGATGGAAATCGTGATGTGGACGAAAAGGTGGAACTTTTGCAAATAAATGATGTGGACGAAATGGTGGAACTTTTGCAAATCAATGATGTGGATGAAAAGGTGGAACTTTTGCAACTCAATGATGTAGAAGATGGAAATCATGACGTGGATGAAAAGGTGGAACTCTTGCAAATCAACGGGGCGGAAGATGGAAATCGTGATGTGGATGAAAAGGTGGAACTTTTGCAAATCAATGGTGCAGAAGATAAAAATCGTGATGTGGATGAAAAGGTGGAACTTTTGCAAATCAATAATGTAGATGAAAAGGTGGAACTTTTGCAAATCAATGATGTGGAAGATGGAAATCATGATGTGGATGAAAAGGTGGAACTCTTGCGAATCAATGGTGCAGAAGATGGAAATTGTGATTTGGATGAAAATGTGGATCTTTTGCAGATCAATGATGTGGATGAAAAGGTGGAACATTTGCAAATCAATGATGTGGATGAAAAGGTGGAAATTTTGCAAATCAATGATGTAGAAGATGGAAATCATGATGTGGATGGAAAGGTGGAACTCTTGCAAATCATTGGTGCAGAAGATGGAAATCGTGATTTGGATGAAAAGGTGGAACTTTTGCAAATCAATGATGTGGATGAAAAGGTGGAACTTTTGCAAATTAATGATGTGGATGAAAAGGTGGAAATTTTGCAAATCAATGATGTAGAAGATGGAAATCATGACGTGGATAAAAAGGTGGAACTCTTGCAAATCAATGGTGCAGAAGATGGAAATCGTGATGTGGATGAAAAG GCGGAACTCTTGCAAATCAATGGTGCAGAAGATGGAAATCATGATGTGGATGAAAAGGTGGAACTCTTGCAAATCAATGGTGCAGAAGATGGAAATCATGATGTGGATGAAAAGGTGGAACTGTTGCAAATCAATGGTGCAGACGATGGAAATTGTGATGTGGACGAAAAGGTGGAACTTTTGCAAATCAATGATGTGGATGAAAAGGTGGAACTTTTGCAAATCAACGATGTAGAAGATGGAAATCATGATGTGGATGAAAAGGTGGAACTCTTGCAAATCAATGGTGCAGAAGATGGAAATCATGATGTGGAAGACAAGGTTGAACTTTTGCAAATCAATGATGCTGAAGAAGGTTTGTCGGATATACTGCCTTTAGTTGAAACTCAACTCAATATGAACTTTTTTTCTTCTGAATTTGACTCTTCTATTGAAGTGAGTGAAGATCCCTTTTCAACTGCAGTTTCTTTGATATGTGAGAAGCAGTGTAGTTTAAGTGAAAATTCAAAGTTACTAAGTTCAGATATGCTTGTAAACAAAGATGGAAATCAAGGTGTCGATGAAAAAGTGGAACTTTTGCAAATCAACGGTGCAGAAGAAGGTTCATTAGATATATCTCCTTCAGTTGAAATTCAACTCGAGAATGTTATTTCTGCTGAATTTGATTCTTCTACTAAAGTGAGTGAAGATCCATGTCTTTTAAgtgaaaaatcaaaattattAGCTTCAGAGAATTCAATCTTCAATGCAACAATCCCACAAGGCAGCGAAGTTAGTTCAATGAAACTCAATGAGAACGCTATTTCTGCTGAATTAGGTTCTTCTATTGATGTGAGTGAAGGCCCCTGTCTTTTAAgtgaaaaatcaaaattattAGCTTCAGAGAATTCAATCTTCAACGCAACAATCCCAGAAGGCAGCGAAGTTAGTTCAGTGAAACTCAATAGGAATGCTATTTCTGCTGATTTAGATTCTTCTATTCAAGTGAGTGAAGGCCCCTTTACTAGTGCAGTTGCTTGGAAATCTGAGGAGCAATGTCTTTTAAGTGAAAAATCGAAGTTACTAGATTCAGATAATTCAATCTTCATTGAAACAATCCTACAAGGTAATGAAGTTGGTTCAGTGAACAGTGAAAGTTTATCAGATGCAGCTGTAACTACTGTCTTTGAGAATGATAAGTCTCCTAATACTGACATGGCAAGTCAGTCAAAAGACAAAATCGACTTTCCAGAAGAAGACAACGGCAAAATAATTCATCT CGAAATAGATGCAACTAAAACCAAGCAGGAAGTTCCGATAGCGAAGCCTCCACTGAATGTTGCTCCCTTTACTGAGGAATGGTTAGCTGCAATAGAAGCAGCTGGAGAG GAGATTTTAATGATGAAGAGTGGCGCTGTACAAAACTCTCCTCCTGACAAAGTCCAGAATGAACCGAACCCTTGGTCACCG GtgaagaaaaatcaagagatTGGACCATTTGATTGTACTAAAATAACCAAACATAACATCCAGAGTTCCGATCCATCGTGA
- the LOC127100429 gene encoding uncharacterized protein LOC127100429 isoform X46 has product MPSKESKITGIPGPKSNVSANATTTRSGMLSSGSSKRNQNAHPSLPKNPTPSIPSLSKNPTPSIPRMSKNPTPSISSLSKNPTYVPSIPKVDMADKCSVSRSLTKQAGKLSDTPVSILRPPSRMDQTTHQTGTIKSSGLRKPSPSIGFFSQVKASGSHSLQKSSIPCKPSESNIPKLRKLGTVSVKEARSKIVKGAAKNRTKELSHSDVNSEAIVPIDNKQKAGVEVDFDSSSFEIISKQAEVENILDDVILKSKEQGELHENEIISSMENMVLPTHEKEFLTKSQTHEQLEKDADHTLEKMSDTNELSLSDVKPEAIVQIDNKQMAGVEVDCDSSIFEIISKQAEVENILDDVILKSKEQGELHENEIISSMENMVLPTREKEFLTKSQTHEQLEKEADHTLEKVSDTKELSLSDVKPEAIMQIDNKQMAGVEVDCDSSVFEIISKQAEVENILDDVILKSKEQGELHENEIISSMENMVLPTHEKEFLTKSQTHEQLEKEADHTLEKVSDTKELSLSDVKPEAIVQIDNKQMAGVEVDCDSSVFEIISKQAEVENILDDVILKSKEQGELHENEIISSMENMVLPTHEKEFLTKSQTHEQLEKEADHTLEKVSDTKELSLSDVKPEAIVQIDNKQMPGVEGDCDSSIFEIISKQAEVENILDDVILKSKEQGELHENEIISSMENMVIPTHENELLKKSQTHEQLEKEADHTLDNKLYDVTSNGDRSSYQEPQSTLFPIMQRTSNTVQNTIGQDEDDQIKGPTGDIPPFKESLILQAEFSGEFKGYKSAKTALLNSSLDDFCKTVPEGSKQGTPCKNTEQVNCGADEFGRYEGDAQGHLLNESLIINCKKTTQSNLDAVSQQLQADQPKALNPSGVEEIGPEKENISDMNSSQPVHVTSLFSKGSPENSILGINDASEDESKIIEIKDCQLPVDDQLGFILRSPVDKECDQVIDSKAIRDRTPEFELDRLSENCITVSASSLADDNNINEDSYLPGFQKSSAVVAVNSQDVHLDSDFLPKVIVSSTEIKEQNLVEDAFEGCGFHSNEHNATNHHIEDMSVNIEGNHDVDGKVELLQINDVDEKAEFLQINDVDEKMELLQINDVEDGNHDVDEKVELLQINDVEDGNHVVLQIKDVDEKVELLQINDVEDENHDVDEKVELLQINGAEDGNRDVDEKVELLQINGAEDGNRDVDEKVELLQINDVDEKVELLQINGADDGNCDVDEKVELLQINDVDEKVELLQINDVEDGNHDVDEKVELLQINGAEDGNHDVEDKVELLQINDAEEGLSDILPLVETQLNMNFFSSEFDSSIEVSEDPFSTAVSLICEKQCSLSENSKLLSSDMLVNKDGNQGVDEKVELLQINGAEEGSLDISPSVEIQLENVISAEFDSSTKVSEDPCLLSEKSKLLASENSIFNATIPQGSEVSSMKLNENAISAELGSSIDVSEGPCLLSEKSKLLASENSIFNATIPEGSEVSSVKLNRNAISADLDSSIQVSEGPFTSAVAWKSEEQCLLSEKSKLLDSDNSIFIETILQGNEVGSVNSESLSDAAVTTVFENDKSPNTDMASQSKDKIDFPEEDNGKIIHLEIDATKTKQEVPIAKPPLNVAPFTEEWLAAIEAAGEEILMMKSGAVQNSPPDKVQNEPNPWSPVKKNQEIGPFDCTKITKHNIQSSDPS; this is encoded by the exons ATGCCGAGTAAAGAGTCAAAAATCACTGGGATACCAGGACCAAAATCCAATGTTTCTGCAAATGCAACTACCACTAGGAGTGGAATGTTGAGCTCAGGTTCCTCAAAAAGAAATCAGAATGCACATCCTA GCCTGCCAAAAAATCCTACGCCAAGCATCCCTAGCCTATCAAAAAATCCTACGCCAAGCATCCCTCGCATGTCAAAAAATCCTACACCAAGCATCTCTAGCCTGTCAAAAAATCCTACATATGTTCCAAGCATCCCTAAAGTTGATATGGCTGACAAGTGTTCTGTTAGTAGAAGTCTTACCAAGCAGGCTGGAAAACTTTCG GATACCCCAGTTTCCATACTACGTCCACCATCCAGAATGGATCAAACAACGCATCAAACAGGGACAATAAAATCATCAGGCCTACGGAAGCCATCTCCCTCCATTGGTTTCTTTTCTCAG GTAAAAGCTTCCGGTTCACACAGCTTGCAGAAAAGCTCCATACCCTGCAAACCTTCAGAGAGTAACATTCCTAAACTAAGGAAGTTGGGAACAGTTTCTGTTAAAGAAGCAAGGTCCAAAATTGTCAAAGGGGCAGCAAAGAATCGTACTAAGGAATTAAGCCATTCAGATGTCAACTCAGAAGCAATTGTGCCAATAGACAATAAGCAGAAGGCTGGTGTAGAAGTGGATTTTGATTCTTCTAGTTTTGAAATAATAAGTAAGCAAGCAGAGGTTGAAAACATTCTTGATGATGTCATCTTAAAATCTAAGGAGCAAGGAGAACTACATGAAAATGAGATCATTTCAAGCATGGAGAACATGGTATTACCTACACATGAAAAGGAATTTCTTACGAAGAGTCAGACACACGAGCAGTTGGAGAAAGACGCTGACCACACTCTGGAGAAAATGTCAGACACTAATGAATTAAGCCTTTCAGATGTCAAGCCAGAAGCAATCGTGCAAATAGACAATAAGCAGATGGCTGGTGTAGAAGTGGATTGTGATTCTTCGATTTTTGAAATAATAAGTAAGCAAGCAGAGGTTGAAAACATTCTTGATGATGTCATCTTAAAATCCAAGGAACAAGGAGAACTACATGAAAATGAGATCATTTCTAGCATGGAGAACATGGTATTACCTACACGTGAAAAGGAATTTCTTACAAAGAGTCAGACACATGAGCAGTTGGAGAAAGAGGCTGACCACACTCTGGAGAAAGTGTCAGACACTAAGGAATTAAGCCTTTCAGACGTCAAGCCAGAAGCAATCATGCAAATAGACAATAAGCAGATGGCTGGTGTAGAAGTGGATTGTGATTCTTCGGTTTTTGAAATAATAAGTAAGCAAGCAGAGGTTGAAAACATTCTTGATGATGTCATCTTAAAATCTAAGGAGCAAGGAGAACTACATGAAAATGAGATCATTTCAAGCATGGAGAACATGGTATTACCTACACATGAAAAGGAATTTCTTACGAAGAGTCAGACACATGAGCAGTTGGAGAAAGAGGCTGACCACACTCTGGAGAAAGTGTCAGACACTAAGGAATTAAGCCTTTCAGATGTCAAGCCAGAAGCAATCGTGCAAATAGACAATAAGCAGATGGCTGGTGTAGAAGTGGATTGTGATTCTTCGGTTTTTGAAATAATAAGTAAGCAAGCAGAGGTTGAAAACATTCTTGATGATGTTATCTTAAAATCCAAGGAACAAGGAGAACTACATGAAAATGAGATCATTTCTAGCATGGAGAACATGGTATTACCTACACATGAAAAGGAATTTCTTACAAAGAGTCAGACACATGAGCAGTTGGAGAAAGAGGCTGACCACACTCTGGAGAAAGTGTCAGACACTAAGGAATTAAGCCTTTCAGATGTCAAGCCAGAAGCAATCGTGCAAATAGACAATAAGCAGATGCCTGGTGTAGAAGGGGATTGTGATTCTTCGATTTTTGAAATAATAAGTAAGCAAGCAGAGGTTGAAAACATTCTTGATGATGTCATCTTAAAATCCAAGGAGCAAGGAGAACTACATGAAAATGAGATCATTTCTAGCATGGAGAACATGGTAATACCTACACATGAGAATGAACTTCTTAAAAAGAGTCAGACACATGAGCAGTTGGAGAAAGAGGCCGACCACACTCTGGATAACAAGTTATATGATGTTACGTCAAATGGGGACCGGTCTTCATATCAGGAACCACAGTCTACGCTCTTTCCTATCATGCAGAGAACTTCTAATACTGTGCAGAATACCATAGGACAAGATGAAGATGATCAAATCAAAGGGCCCACCGGTGACATTCCGCCTTTCAAGGAAAGTTTGATACTACAGGCAGAGTTTTCAGGAGAGTTTAAGGGATACAAGAGTGCCAAGACTGCACTTTTAAATTCTAGCCTTGATGATTTTTGCAAAACTGTCCCCGAAGGATCTAAACAAGGAACCCCGTGTAAGAATACTGAACAGGTAAATTGTGGTGCTGATGAATTTGGTAGATATGAAGGAGATGCACAGGGGCATTTATTGAACGAGAGTCTCATAATCAATTGCAAAAAAACCACCCAAAGTAATTTAGACGCAGTTAGTCAGCAGTTACAGGCAGACCAACCCAAGGCTCTAAATCCTAGTGGTGTAGAAGAAATTGGACCGGAAAAAGAAAATATCTCTGATATGAACAGTTCTCAGCCAGTTCATGTGACGAGCTTATTTTCCAAAGGTTCTCCTGAAAATTCCATACTAGGAATCAATGACGCTTCTGAGGATGAATCTAAAATAATTGAGATCAAAGACTGTCAGCTTCCTGTAGATGATCAATTAGGTTTCATCCTGAGAAGCCCAGTGGATAAGGAATGTGACCAGGTTATTGACTCAAAAGCAATCCGTGATAGAACTCCGGAGTTTGAATTGGATAGGTTGAGTGAAAATTGTATAACTGTTTCAGCATCTTCATTGGCAGATGATAATAACATAAATGAAGATTCCTATCTTCCTGGGTTTCAAAAGTCTAGTGCTGTTGTTGCTGTAAATTCCCAGGATGTTCACTTGGATAGTGACTTTCTGCCAAAAGTTATTGTTTCATCTACAGAAATCAAGGAGCAAAATTTAGTTGAGGATGCATTTGAAGGATGCGGGTTCCATAGCAATGAGCACAATGCTACCAATCATCATATTGAAGATATGTCTGTAAACATAGAGGGAAATCATGATGTCGATGGAAAGGTGGAACTTCTGCAAATCAATGATGTGGATGAAAAGGCGGAATTTTTGCAAATCAATGATGTGGATGAAAAGATGGAACTCTTGCAAATCAATGATGTAGAAGATGGAAATCATGATGTGGATGAAAAGGTGGAACTTTTGCAAATCAATGATGTAGAAGATGGAAATCATGTTGTGTTGCAAATCAAGGATGTGGATGAAAAGGTGGAACTTTTGCAAATCAATGATGTAGAAGATGAAAATCATGATGTGGATGAAAAGGTGGAACTCTTGCAAATCAATGGTGCAGAAGATGGAAATCGTGATGTGGACGAAAAG GTGGAACTCTTGCAAATCAATGGTGCAGAAGATGGAAATCGTGATGTGGATGAAAAGGTGGAACTTTTGCAAATCAATGATGTGGATGAAAAG GTGGAACTGTTGCAAATCAATGGTGCAGACGATGGAAATTGTGATGTGGACGAAAAGGTGGAACTTTTGCAAATCAATGATGTGGATGAAAAGGTGGAACTTTTGCAAATCAACGATGTAGAAGATGGAAATCATGATGTGGATGAAAAGGTGGAACTCTTGCAAATCAATGGTGCAGAAGATGGAAATCATGATGTGGAAGACAAGGTTGAACTTTTGCAAATCAATGATGCTGAAGAAGGTTTGTCGGATATACTGCCTTTAGTTGAAACTCAACTCAATATGAACTTTTTTTCTTCTGAATTTGACTCTTCTATTGAAGTGAGTGAAGATCCCTTTTCAACTGCAGTTTCTTTGATATGTGAGAAGCAGTGTAGTTTAAGTGAAAATTCAAAGTTACTAAGTTCAGATATGCTTGTAAACAAAGATGGAAATCAAGGTGTCGATGAAAAAGTGGAACTTTTGCAAATCAACGGTGCAGAAGAAGGTTCATTAGATATATCTCCTTCAGTTGAAATTCAACTCGAGAATGTTATTTCTGCTGAATTTGATTCTTCTACTAAAGTGAGTGAAGATCCATGTCTTTTAAgtgaaaaatcaaaattattAGCTTCAGAGAATTCAATCTTCAATGCAACAATCCCACAAGGCAGCGAAGTTAGTTCAATGAAACTCAATGAGAACGCTATTTCTGCTGAATTAGGTTCTTCTATTGATGTGAGTGAAGGCCCCTGTCTTTTAAgtgaaaaatcaaaattattAGCTTCAGAGAATTCAATCTTCAACGCAACAATCCCAGAAGGCAGCGAAGTTAGTTCAGTGAAACTCAATAGGAATGCTATTTCTGCTGATTTAGATTCTTCTATTCAAGTGAGTGAAGGCCCCTTTACTAGTGCAGTTGCTTGGAAATCTGAGGAGCAATGTCTTTTAAGTGAAAAATCGAAGTTACTAGATTCAGATAATTCAATCTTCATTGAAACAATCCTACAAGGTAATGAAGTTGGTTCAGTGAACAGTGAAAGTTTATCAGATGCAGCTGTAACTACTGTCTTTGAGAATGATAAGTCTCCTAATACTGACATGGCAAGTCAGTCAAAAGACAAAATCGACTTTCCAGAAGAAGACAACGGCAAAATAATTCATCT CGAAATAGATGCAACTAAAACCAAGCAGGAAGTTCCGATAGCGAAGCCTCCACTGAATGTTGCTCCCTTTACTGAGGAATGGTTAGCTGCAATAGAAGCAGCTGGAGAG GAGATTTTAATGATGAAGAGTGGCGCTGTACAAAACTCTCCTCCTGACAAAGTCCAGAATGAACCGAACCCTTGGTCACCG GtgaagaaaaatcaagagatTGGACCATTTGATTGTACTAAAATAACCAAACATAACATCCAGAGTTCCGATCCATCGTGA